Proteins from a genomic interval of Dermacentor variabilis isolate Ectoservices chromosome 8, ASM5094787v1, whole genome shotgun sequence:
- the LOC142591090 gene encoding uncharacterized protein LOC142591090: protein MFYMQVSKSYSLFTKRSSNYFLLQLPGPHCCLSIVVQCCDVIRSLLLLAGDIETNPGPDSQAILKELKSLSAGQSQLITDIQGLKSQLLTTDKAISDLSVRMTNLETHYQNLIPLRSDIESVKSDAARAAHTIQRLEARLDDAENHSRRNNLIFYGIDESSGSESFAQSEHIIIDHCRKHMSITLDPKEIERAHRLGNRAANRNRPIIVKFTFHKTKDLVLSNGPKFKGTNFSVGEDFTRPVQLARRHLLSFAKGKSAPYSLRFKTLFMGNKRYVFDERTQSVKELQ, encoded by the coding sequence ATGTTCTACATGCAGGTCAGTAAATCATACAGTCTTTTCACGAAGCGTTCAAGTAATTACTTTCTACTGCAGCTGCCGGGCCCACATTGCTGCCTTTCCATTGTTGTTCAGTGTTGTGATGTTATTCGCTCTTTATTGTTGCTGGCGGGTGACATCGAAACTAACCCTGGACCTGATAGTCAAGCCATACTAAAGGAACTTAAGAGCCTATCCGCAGGTCAATCGCAACTGATCACCGACATTCAAGGCCTCAAGTCTCAGTTACTAACAACTGACAAAGCAATATCCGATCTGAGCGTGCGCATGACGAACCTGGAGACCCACTACCAAAACCTAATCCCCTTGCGTTCTGATATAGAAAGCGTGAAGAGTGATGCTGCCCGTGCAGCACACACAATTCAGAGGCTGGAAGCGCGTCTTGATGATGCCGAGAATCATTCTCGGCGCAACAATCTCATTTTCTATGGTATTGATGAATCTTCAGGGTCAGAGTCGTTCGCGCAATCGGAGCACATAATCATTGACCACTGTCGCAAACATATGAGCATCACTCTTGACCCAAAAGAAATTGAGCGCGCGCACCGCTTGGGCAATCGTGCAGCTAATCGTAACCGCCCCATAATAGTGAAGTTCACCTTTCATAAAACAAAAGATCTTGTTCTCTCTAACGGCCCTAAATTTAAAGGAACAAACTTCAGCGTTGGCGAGGATTTTACGCGTCCTGTTCAATTGGCCCGCAGACACCTTCTATCATTCGCAAAAGGCAAATCAGCACCTTACTCCCTGCGCTTTAAAACTCTGTTTATGGGTAATAAGCGCTATGTTTTCGATGAACGCACACAGAGTGTGAAAGAATTACAATAG